The DNA sequence ATCGGTCTTATCAAAAGGGAggtttcatcaaaatttgatgatttgggGGTTAAAATGCTAGTATTGGATTTGGTATACTATCAAAGCTCAAGTTTTGagctacaatatttttactttcatctctatatttgaagactcactattcattctctatttctattattttattataaaatatatttcttacatTTCCTATAATTCATGCAATGACCCTCTGGTTAGtatcaataatttaagtatcaaattaaattattaatatatatatatatatagttagtgtaattgtaaaatatgaaaaaaaaaattaaaaaattattattaaaaaataatattatattattagtttggtgAATCTAATGGCTAATCCAACATGGGGTTATGGATAAGgaggttttaaatttatattaaacatgtacttttcattaaattttgaagatgaatttgataaaaccaatgctaatgctccaAGTCTTTTAAAGCTAAAACGGCAAGGTCTTCCAAAAGAGTAGGTAGATGGATAAGTGGAGATGGAGAACAGCGAGATCAAGCACTTTGTACTTGTACATGGAGCCTGCCATGGAGCATGGTGTTGGTATAAGGTGGCAAGTTTGTTGAAATTCTCAGGTCATAAGGTCACAGTCCTGGACCTAGCTGCTTCTGGGATCCACCCAAAGCAGGTGCATGAAGTAAAGTCATTTTCGGAATACGTCGAGCCTTTGATGGAATTCATGGCGTCTCCGCCATTAATGGAGGAAAGGGTGGTACTTGTCGGCCACAGCTATGGAGGTCTCTGCATATCTGTTGCCATGGAAAAGTTCCCCGAGAGAGTCTCTGTTGCAGTGTACGCCGCTGCCTTTATGCCTAGTCCCGACTTGAGAGAGTCTCTGTTACAGGAGGtacttccatctctctctctctctatagtaTAGTAGAAGCaaaaatgatcatgatcattgATAATATTCACCTTTCGATCAACATCATTCCTGATATGGAAACCATTAGTATGGAAAGCAGCATGACAAATATGGATGCCAAGAGTGTAGCAAAGAGATTGTAGGCTGATTTATCTCCATCTCATTGACAG is a window from the Juglans regia cultivar Chandler unplaced genomic scaffold, Walnut 2.0 Scaffold_23, whole genome shotgun sequence genome containing:
- the LOC118345326 gene encoding methylesterase 10-like, with the translated sequence MENSEIKHFVLVHGACHGAWCWYKVASLLKFSGHKVTVLDLAASGIHPKQVHEVKSFSEYVEPLMEFMASPPLMEERVVLVGHSYGGLCISVAMEKFPERVSVAVYAAAFMPSPDLRESLLQE